In the genome of Methylophaga nitratireducenticrescens, one region contains:
- the tadA gene encoding tRNA adenosine(34) deaminase TadA — MFNDKYWMRQALILAQQAELHGEVPVGALIVLQDELIGSGWNQPISQQDPTAHAEIVALREACAHQQNYRLPGSTMYITLEPCIMCAGAIVHARIERVVFAATEPKTGAAGSCMNIFNTSQLNHRVQYENGVLAEESSKLLRDFFRAKR, encoded by the coding sequence ATGTTCAACGATAAGTATTGGATGCGTCAGGCATTAATATTGGCGCAACAGGCTGAGCTACATGGTGAAGTACCGGTCGGTGCCCTTATTGTCCTGCAGGATGAACTCATTGGTTCAGGATGGAATCAACCTATCAGCCAACAGGATCCCACGGCTCATGCCGAGATTGTTGCATTACGCGAGGCCTGCGCCCATCAACAGAACTACAGACTTCCCGGTTCCACAATGTATATCACGCTGGAGCCATGTATCATGTGTGCAGGTGCGATTGTTCACGCCAGAATAGAACGAGTGGTTTTCGCTGCTACTGAACCGAAAACCGGTGCGGCGGGTAGTTGTATGAATATTTTTAATACCAGCCAGTTAAATCATCGTGTTCAATATGAAAATGGGGTTTTGGCTGAGGAAAGCAGTAAGCTGCTCAGGGATTTTTTCCGCGCAAAGCGGTAG
- the ccsB gene encoding c-type cytochrome biogenesis protein CcsB produces the protein MTTNTEIMTKPAAHTWWWYALLLLAAIGILSVYHEVLDVYEISILIFTAFSMGFVGNQWPSFRGHTIAVAILSLMALQLYGTNLEAAKTNGLLKYMLASQSAIMWMSVFFIAATFTYFGGLIFRSDYTEKVGSAFTWIATTFGMTGLMVRWRETHMMGADIGYIPVSNLYEVFVLFAVVTALLYLFYERRYQVRSLGGFVLLVISAAVIFQLWYAFERNAHEIQPLVPALQSYWMKIHVPANFIGYGAFAMAAMIGIAYLLVSWRSEKDPDSGLVKALPPLTMMDDLMYKSIALGFAFFTVATILGALWAAEAWGGYWSWDPKETWALIVWLNYAAWLHMRMTKGWNGKPMAWWSIVGLFVTLFAFLGVNMFLSGLHSYGTL, from the coding sequence ATGACAACGAATACTGAAATCATGACAAAACCTGCTGCCCACACATGGTGGTGGTATGCACTTTTATTATTGGCAGCCATTGGTATTTTGTCGGTTTATCATGAAGTATTGGATGTTTATGAAATCTCAATTCTGATTTTTACTGCTTTCAGTATGGGCTTTGTCGGCAATCAATGGCCCAGTTTCCGCGGCCACACTATTGCTGTTGCCATACTTAGTTTAATGGCCTTGCAGTTATACGGTACCAATCTGGAGGCTGCTAAAACCAACGGATTGCTCAAATATATGCTGGCCAGCCAGTCAGCTATTATGTGGATGAGTGTGTTTTTTATCGCCGCCACATTCACCTATTTTGGTGGGTTGATTTTCCGCTCCGACTATACTGAAAAAGTGGGTAGCGCATTTACCTGGATTGCTACGACCTTTGGTATGACAGGATTGATGGTTCGCTGGCGTGAAACGCATATGATGGGTGCTGATATTGGTTACATTCCTGTCAGCAACCTCTATGAAGTTTTTGTTCTGTTTGCCGTGGTGACTGCACTACTGTATCTATTCTACGAACGTCGTTATCAAGTGCGCAGTCTGGGTGGATTCGTCTTACTGGTTATCTCTGCTGCTGTGATATTTCAGCTTTGGTATGCGTTTGAACGCAATGCCCACGAAATTCAGCCATTGGTCCCGGCATTACAAAGCTACTGGATGAAAATTCATGTACCAGCCAATTTTATAGGGTACGGTGCGTTTGCCATGGCGGCCATGATTGGTATTGCCTATCTATTGGTCAGCTGGCGGAGTGAAAAGGATCCAGACAGTGGTTTGGTTAAAGCTCTGCCGCCGCTAACGATGATGGACGACTTGATGTACAAAAGCATTGCGTTAGGCTTTGCTTTTTTCACGGTCGCGACGATTCTTGGTGCATTGTGGGCTGCTGAGGCCTGGGGTGGATACTGGTCATGGGATCCTAAAGAGACCTGGGCATTGATTGTCTGGTTGAACTATGCCGCATGGTTGCATATGCGAATGACAAAAGGCTGGAATGGTAAACCTATGGCATGGTGGTCAATTGTTGGACTGTTTGTCACTTTATTTGCTTTTCTAGGCGTTAATATGTTCCTGTCTGGGCTTCATTCATACGGCACTTTGTAA
- the mltF gene encoding membrane-bound lytic murein transglycosylase MltF, giving the protein MPYCQSEVLKKLIFLLCMLCVLNACNAPSNQLEQILERGELRVVSRYGLTSYYNNGDELAGFEFELAQRFADFLGVNLKISVPDTLSKTLNMIDNGQADIAAAGLTVTRDRQKRLRFGPIYYEATQQLIYRHGTTKPRDITEINTGQLEIVANSSHAEQLTTLQQEIPLLSWTENQSIDTSGLLELVQLELIDYTIVDSNEMAASHSLYPELRVAFDVSDPQPLAWGMRRSDDMSLQLAVNTFFDEIENSGYLDQLIEKYFGHIRRFDYVDSRAIHRRIQTHLPQYESFFKAAALAYNFDWRLLAAIAYQESHWNPEAVSSTGVRGLMMLTQATANEMGVSDRKDPQQSIFAGTAYLTMMKNRLPERIEEPDRTWLALAAYNIGLGHLEDARVLTQKNGGNPDRWADVRENLPLLAKQKWFSQTRYGYARGGEPVRYVGNIRRYYDIMLHHDEVNQNISTPPAEINETLPAAL; this is encoded by the coding sequence ATGCCCTACTGTCAGAGTGAAGTTTTGAAAAAGCTAATTTTTCTCCTTTGCATGCTCTGCGTACTAAACGCTTGCAACGCCCCTAGTAATCAGCTGGAGCAAATTCTGGAGCGCGGTGAACTTCGTGTAGTCAGTCGTTACGGTTTGACCAGTTATTATAATAATGGTGATGAACTGGCAGGTTTTGAATTCGAACTTGCACAACGCTTTGCCGATTTCCTTGGTGTTAATTTAAAAATATCGGTACCTGACACTCTCAGTAAAACTCTCAATATGATTGATAACGGGCAGGCAGACATTGCTGCTGCAGGATTAACAGTTACCCGTGACAGGCAAAAAAGATTACGCTTTGGACCTATCTATTACGAAGCCACACAACAACTTATTTACCGTCATGGCACTACGAAACCACGTGATATTACGGAGATCAACACCGGCCAATTGGAAATTGTTGCCAATAGTAGCCATGCTGAACAACTAACGACACTTCAACAAGAAATTCCGTTGTTATCCTGGACCGAAAATCAATCAATTGATACCAGCGGTTTACTTGAATTGGTTCAGCTCGAGCTGATTGATTACACCATCGTTGATTCTAACGAAATGGCTGCCAGCCATAGCCTTTACCCTGAATTACGAGTCGCTTTTGATGTGTCGGATCCACAACCATTAGCGTGGGGAATGCGACGCAGTGACGATATGAGTTTACAACTTGCCGTTAATACTTTTTTTGATGAAATCGAAAACTCAGGATACCTTGATCAATTAATCGAAAAATATTTTGGTCATATACGCCGTTTTGATTATGTAGACTCACGTGCAATTCATAGGCGTATTCAAACACATCTGCCGCAATACGAGTCATTCTTTAAAGCGGCTGCATTAGCTTATAACTTTGATTGGCGATTATTGGCGGCTATAGCCTATCAGGAGTCACACTGGAATCCAGAAGCTGTTTCCAGTACTGGTGTGCGTGGTTTGATGATGCTCACTCAGGCAACCGCTAATGAAATGGGGGTAAGTGATCGTAAAGATCCACAGCAAAGTATTTTTGCCGGCACAGCCTATCTGACCATGATGAAAAACCGTTTACCTGAACGTATTGAGGAACCAGACCGAACCTGGCTTGCATTAGCAGCCTATAATATTGGGCTTGGCCATTTGGAAGACGCAAGAGTGCTTACACAAAAAAATGGTGGCAATCCAGACCGTTGGGCAGATGTTCGAGAGAATCTCCCTTTACTTGCAAAGCAGAAGTGGTTCAGCCAAACACGTTATGGTTACGCAAGGGGAGGAGAACCCGTACGCTATGTCGGTAATATTCGACGTTATTACGATATTATGCTGCACCATGATGAAGTCAATCAAAATATTTCTACCCCACCCGCTGAAATTAATGAAACACTTCCGGCGGCATTATAA
- a CDS encoding thiol:disulfide interchange protein DsbA/DsbL, with the protein MTRSIRALLLTTAVLLMPFSVSADSASYKEGDHYKPTTERMAKNTSNDQIEVIELFSYSCPHCFTLDSQIMQWKESLPENVKFTQVPAIFRDSWLQLARVFYAAQVTGDSEKLHKALFNAIHIDKRRLDTEDRLLDFVEEQGIDREKFVETMNSFTVKTNVKKALIISQTSGVQGVPVIIVDGRYFTDAPLAGGMTEMLNVVEHLIEKVEAEK; encoded by the coding sequence ATGACGAGATCAATTCGTGCTTTGTTATTAACCACAGCGGTATTGCTAATGCCATTTTCTGTGTCAGCTGATTCAGCAAGCTACAAAGAGGGCGATCACTACAAGCCCACCACTGAGCGTATGGCGAAAAACACCTCAAATGACCAAATTGAAGTCATCGAGTTGTTCTCGTATTCCTGCCCCCATTGCTTTACTTTGGATTCACAAATCATGCAATGGAAAGAATCCTTGCCTGAAAATGTGAAATTTACTCAGGTCCCGGCTATTTTCCGTGACAGCTGGTTGCAGTTGGCTAGAGTGTTTTATGCTGCACAAGTGACCGGTGATTCCGAAAAATTGCATAAAGCATTGTTTAATGCGATTCATATTGATAAGCGTCGTCTCGATACCGAAGATCGTTTGCTCGACTTTGTCGAAGAGCAGGGCATTGATCGTGAAAAGTTCGTTGAAACGATGAATTCGTTTACAGTCAAAACCAACGTAAAAAAAGCATTGATCATCAGCCAGACATCTGGCGTTCAGGGCGTTCCAGTTATTATCGTCGATGGACGTTATTTTACTGACGCACCTCTGGCAGGTGGGATGACTGAAATGCTTAATGTGGTTGAGCATTTGATTGAAAAAGTTGAAGCTGAAAAATAA
- a CDS encoding cytochrome c biogenesis protein ResB, which produces MSDSTKKGPSSQSFPRRLFLFIGSMELAISLLLTLAVASVIGTVLQQNQPYADYVIKFGPFWFDVFEQLGLYDVYSAIWFIAILALLVLSTSVCVIRHLPAMVKEMWQLRTNVQKKSLKAMHHSVQWQSNTAMQAVADNLQQEFKERGFRSRQTIKQDNAILISAMRGGMNRLGYLFTHIAIVVICIGGLFDSNMPLKIAEWRGEIKIETRDLSIREIPSESRLAAGGQGFRGTVSIPEGKAANVVFLPVRDGYLLQTLPFRIEVQDFRIEHYPNGQPKSFESDLVIHDDQRAEPFEATIAVNHPLVYRGHSIYQASFSDGGSLLSLDAWPLDSRAGTEPVSIQTKVFDSRQMLWGQETMQLEMIGFRPFNINPDPTEEDSRNVRDFGPNFTFKLRTETGEAREYENYMFPVERDGREYFLSGVRNSPAESFAYLYLPVDEDGSLQQFLNYSALLRDEELVSDIANSMMKEALAMLPERDEALEGSLQQTLETLITMFVRGGFDEVRDFIDNNIPDAERDNLAPAYLGMLREMLARIYFSMDGVHPQTVTNDQLLFLQDSVDTIGTLSRYGSPVFLQLTDFEHVQSTGLQIAKAPGKNVVYFGCALLIIGVFLLFYLPQRRLWAWLEQNNNRTEIIFAGSTNRNPRDFDIFFSEQQTVLKTKTGNSSL; this is translated from the coding sequence ATGTCTGATTCCACTAAAAAAGGCCCATCAAGCCAAAGTTTCCCTCGTCGATTATTTCTGTTTATCGGCTCAATGGAATTAGCTATATCTTTATTACTGACATTAGCTGTCGCTTCTGTTATCGGTACTGTTCTCCAACAAAATCAACCCTATGCTGATTATGTTATTAAATTCGGACCATTCTGGTTTGATGTGTTTGAGCAGCTAGGGCTCTATGATGTATATAGTGCAATATGGTTTATAGCGATTCTTGCTTTATTGGTCCTCTCTACGTCAGTTTGCGTTATCCGTCATCTCCCTGCCATGGTCAAAGAAATGTGGCAACTGCGTACCAATGTTCAAAAAAAATCGTTAAAAGCGATGCACCACAGTGTTCAATGGCAATCAAATACAGCCATGCAGGCAGTTGCAGATAATCTGCAACAGGAGTTCAAAGAAAGAGGATTTCGTAGTCGTCAAACGATTAAGCAGGATAATGCGATATTAATTTCAGCCATGCGTGGCGGCATGAACCGTCTTGGTTATCTATTTACGCATATTGCCATTGTAGTAATTTGTATCGGAGGTTTATTTGATAGCAATATGCCATTAAAAATTGCTGAATGGCGTGGTGAAATTAAAATCGAGACGCGTGATCTTTCGATTCGAGAAATACCTTCAGAAAGTCGTCTTGCTGCTGGTGGACAGGGGTTTAGAGGGACAGTCAGTATTCCGGAGGGAAAAGCTGCAAACGTGGTTTTTTTACCGGTTCGGGATGGTTATTTGTTACAGACATTACCTTTTCGTATTGAAGTACAAGATTTTCGTATCGAACATTATCCCAACGGTCAGCCGAAATCTTTTGAATCAGATCTGGTCATCCACGATGACCAACGTGCAGAACCATTTGAAGCAACTATTGCGGTAAATCATCCATTGGTTTACCGGGGCCATTCCATATATCAAGCCAGCTTTAGCGATGGTGGTTCTTTATTGAGTCTTGATGCCTGGCCCTTGGATAGCCGCGCTGGAACAGAACCGGTTTCCATTCAAACCAAAGTATTTGATTCTCGACAAATGCTTTGGGGGCAGGAGACCATGCAGTTGGAAATGATCGGTTTTCGTCCTTTTAATATCAACCCAGATCCTACAGAGGAGGACTCTCGAAACGTACGTGATTTTGGACCAAATTTTACCTTTAAGTTACGTACCGAAACGGGAGAAGCCAGAGAATATGAAAACTATATGTTCCCTGTTGAACGGGATGGACGTGAATACTTTTTAAGTGGTGTTCGTAACAGTCCTGCAGAATCCTTTGCCTACCTCTATTTACCTGTAGATGAAGATGGCAGCTTGCAGCAGTTCTTGAATTATTCAGCGTTATTACGTGATGAAGAGCTGGTATCAGATATTGCCAATTCGATGATGAAAGAAGCGTTGGCCATGTTGCCAGAACGTGATGAAGCCCTTGAAGGCAGTTTGCAGCAAACGCTCGAAACATTGATCACCATGTTTGTCAGAGGTGGTTTTGATGAGGTCAGGGATTTCATTGATAACAATATTCCTGACGCCGAACGTGACAATCTGGCGCCTGCATATCTGGGCATGTTACGGGAAATGCTGGCACGGATTTATTTCAGCATGGATGGCGTTCATCCGCAAACAGTAACCAACGATCAGTTACTGTTTTTACAGGATAGTGTGGATACAATTGGCACTTTATCGCGTTACGGTTCGCCGGTCTTTTTGCAGCTGACTGATTTTGAGCATGTTCAATCGACTGGTCTGCAGATTGCCAAGGCACCCGGGAAAAATGTGGTCTATTTCGGCTGTGCTCTGTTGATAATTGGAGTTTTTTTATTGTTCTACCTTCCACAAAGACGTTTATGGGCTTGGTTGGAACAGAATAACAATCGTACAGAAATTATTTTTGCGGGATCAACCAATAGAAATCCACGCGATTTTGATATTTTTTTCAGCGAGCAACAAACCGTTTTAAAGACAAAAACCGGGAACTCCAGCCTGTAA